The proteins below are encoded in one region of Clostridia bacterium:
- a CDS encoding citrate synthase — translation MSTTATTPKGLEGIIAANSGICFIDGEQGILAYRGIDIHELAEQSTFEETSYLLWFGRLPTRSELHDFNLQLVRERKLDAQIISLLRQTPKHALPMDMLRTMVSSLSFFDPEEKANDASANLRKAVRLTSQIAMVVAAYDRIRKGKPLIEPDRSLSHAGNFLLMLTGELPSETATRALDIALILHADHELNASTFAARVIAATLSDMHSAITGAIGALKGPLHGGANEAVFKILEDIDRNGADPVDYVKGMLAQKAKIPGFGHRVYTTEDPRATHLRRMSRDLGYSSGQAKWFDYSRKIEEFINSEKKLNANVDFYSASTYHTLGIDLDLFTPIFAVSRISGWTAHVMEQLEDNRLIRPRAEYIGPQYPSKYVPIEQRG, via the coding sequence ATGTCCACGACCGCTACGACACCGAAGGGACTGGAAGGCATTATTGCCGCCAATTCCGGAATCTGTTTCATCGACGGCGAGCAGGGAATTCTTGCTTACCGTGGCATCGACATCCACGAATTGGCCGAGCAGTCGACGTTTGAAGAAACTTCGTACCTGCTCTGGTTCGGCAGACTTCCCACACGTTCGGAGCTCCACGACTTCAACCTGCAGCTTGTCCGCGAGCGCAAGCTGGACGCGCAGATCATCAGCCTGCTTCGCCAGACGCCGAAACACGCGCTCCCAATGGACATGCTGCGCACGATGGTATCTTCGCTATCGTTCTTCGATCCTGAAGAAAAGGCCAACGACGCCAGCGCGAATCTGCGTAAGGCGGTGCGGTTGACCTCGCAGATCGCAATGGTCGTTGCAGCGTATGACCGGATTCGCAAGGGTAAGCCCCTCATCGAACCCGATCGGTCCCTTTCACACGCCGGCAACTTCCTGCTCATGTTGACAGGAGAGCTGCCGAGCGAGACCGCGACTCGCGCGCTCGATATCGCGCTCATCCTGCATGCGGACCACGAGCTGAATGCCTCCACCTTCGCAGCACGCGTTATCGCCGCTACCCTGAGTGACATGCATTCGGCCATTACCGGCGCTATTGGAGCACTAAAGGGGCCGCTGCACGGCGGAGCCAATGAGGCCGTCTTCAAAATTCTTGAGGACATTGACCGCAACGGCGCTGACCCGGTGGACTACGTCAAGGGTATGCTGGCGCAAAAGGCCAAGATCCCCGGCTTTGGCCACCGCGTGTACACGACCGAAGATCCACGCGCGACGCATCTCAGGCGCATGTCCCGCGATTTAGGCTATTCCAGCGGTCAGGCGAAGTGGTTCGACTATTCGCGAAAGATCGAGGAGTTCATCAACTCCGAGAAGAAGCTGAATGCAAACGTCGATTTCTACTCTGCGTCCACCTATCACACCTTGGGAATCGACCTGGACCTGTTTACGCCCATTTTCGCGGTTTCGCGCATCAGCGGTTGGACGGCGCACGTCATGGAACAACTCGAGGACAACCGCCTCATCCGGCCGCGTGCCGAGTACATTGGGCCGCAGTATCCCAGTAAGTACGTGCCAATCGAGCAGAGAGGCTAA
- a CDS encoding cysteine desulfurase family protein: MRRVYLDNNATTPLLPAVFEAMQPYFFEKFGNASSIHHHGQQARAAVEHARESVAALLGARPVEIVFTSGGTEGDNLGIFGLVRPGDHVITSTVEHHAVLNACKRLESRGVAVSYVQVDGDGLVDTSGIKAALRPNTKLISVMMANNETGVIQPVEEIGRIAMEADVWFHSDAVQAAGKIPIDVARIGCDLLTISGHKMHAPQGTGVVYVRKGTLIEPLIVGGRHERSRRAGTENLPGIVALGCAADLARRWFAEGGPEQMSAHRDRLERTVLLQVEQTTVNSGRVRRTPNTSNIVFDCIEGEAMVIALDLKGVAVSTGAACSSGAIEPSHVLSAMGLSPDQARASIRFSIGKQTTNADIDFVLEQVPEVVARLRDLSPVWQKQKKAAELLSR, translated from the coding sequence ATGCGCAGAGTTTATCTGGACAATAACGCGACCACGCCTTTGCTGCCTGCAGTGTTTGAGGCTATGCAGCCATACTTCTTCGAGAAGTTCGGCAACGCATCCTCCATTCACCATCATGGACAGCAGGCCCGTGCCGCCGTCGAGCACGCGCGCGAAAGCGTGGCAGCCTTGCTTGGTGCGCGTCCTGTCGAGATCGTGTTTACCAGCGGCGGCACTGAGGGCGACAACCTGGGTATTTTTGGACTTGTGCGCCCCGGGGACCACGTCATCACCTCAACCGTCGAACACCACGCAGTCCTGAATGCTTGCAAGCGGCTGGAATCGCGTGGTGTGGCCGTAAGTTATGTTCAGGTGGATGGAGACGGCCTCGTAGATACGTCGGGTATCAAAGCCGCTCTGCGTCCGAACACGAAACTGATTTCCGTGATGATGGCGAACAACGAGACTGGAGTCATCCAGCCTGTTGAAGAGATCGGCCGAATTGCCATGGAGGCGGACGTATGGTTCCATAGCGATGCCGTTCAGGCAGCAGGGAAGATTCCCATCGATGTCGCCAGAATTGGGTGCGATCTCTTAACCATCTCTGGACACAAGATGCATGCGCCGCAGGGCACTGGGGTCGTTTACGTGCGCAAGGGGACGCTGATTGAACCGCTCATCGTGGGTGGCCGCCACGAGCGCTCGCGTCGCGCAGGAACCGAGAATCTGCCTGGCATCGTCGCACTTGGCTGCGCCGCAGACCTTGCACGCCGATGGTTCGCCGAAGGCGGTCCCGAACAAATGTCCGCCCATCGCGACCGTCTTGAGCGCACGGTACTTTTGCAGGTTGAGCAGACGACAGTGAACAGCGGGCGCGTGCGTCGTACGCCGAATACGTCGAACATCGTCTTCGACTGCATCGAAGGCGAGGCCATGGTCATCGCTCTTGACCTTAAGGGAGTTGCTGTCTCGACCGGAGCCGCCTGCTCCAGTGGCGCTATCGAGCCTTCGCATGTGCTTAGCGCCATGGGACTGTCGCCAGATCAGGCGCGCGCCAGCATCCGCTTCAGCATAGGGAAGCAAACGACCAATGCCGACATCGATTTTGTGCTGGAGCAGGTGCCGGAAGTAGTAGCCAGACTGCGGGACCTGTCGCCAGTGTGGCAGAAGCAGAAGAAAGCTGCTGAGCTGCTAAGTCGCTAA
- the mnmA gene encoding tRNA 2-thiouridine(34) synthase MnmA, which produces MNDTKTIAIAMSGGVDSSTVAAMLRSEGYNLIGLTMQLWNQRRLAGTDGHAEPVQGRCCSIDDVYDARRVAERLGIPYYVVNQEDRFERDVVKPFVEDYLSGRTPIPCSLCNNHLKFDQLLRTARQVGADLIATGHYGRNEYDAERGRWLLKRPADTAKDQTYFLFGLTQEQLSRTLFPLGNMHKPAVREEARSQGLDLLADKPDSQEICFIPGGDYKKFIDAYLGEQGEQLPDTSGDLVTAAGEVVGHHSGIHNFTVGQRKGLGIATGNPLYVLELRGDRHQVVVGGGEELYSRTLRARRLNWIAFENLREPIRLEAKIRHRHQAAWATVVPSGPDEVLVTFDAPQRSITPGQAVVFYDGNIVAGGGWIC; this is translated from the coding sequence ATGAATGACACTAAGACCATCGCCATCGCAATGTCCGGTGGAGTTGACTCCTCGACCGTTGCGGCCATGCTGCGTTCGGAGGGCTACAACCTGATCGGACTTACGATGCAGCTCTGGAACCAGCGACGCCTGGCTGGAACTGATGGCCACGCTGAGCCGGTGCAGGGGCGCTGCTGCTCGATCGATGACGTTTACGACGCGCGCCGGGTCGCCGAGCGCCTCGGAATTCCATATTACGTGGTTAATCAGGAAGACCGCTTTGAGCGTGACGTCGTGAAGCCGTTCGTAGAAGACTATCTTTCCGGCCGCACGCCAATCCCGTGCTCGCTCTGCAACAACCATCTCAAGTTTGACCAGCTTTTGCGTACCGCGCGCCAGGTTGGTGCCGACCTCATCGCCACCGGCCACTACGGTCGCAACGAATACGATGCCGAGCGCGGACGCTGGTTGCTGAAGCGGCCGGCGGATACCGCTAAGGATCAGACGTACTTCCTTTTCGGACTCACGCAGGAGCAGCTTTCACGAACGCTGTTTCCGCTGGGAAACATGCATAAGCCAGCCGTGCGCGAAGAAGCGCGCAGCCAGGGGCTCGACCTGCTGGCCGATAAGCCCGATTCGCAGGAAATCTGTTTCATTCCCGGCGGCGACTACAAGAAGTTCATCGATGCTTACCTCGGAGAGCAGGGTGAGCAGCTGCCGGACACCTCAGGCGACCTGGTCACCGCTGCCGGAGAAGTCGTAGGGCATCACAGCGGCATCCACAACTTCACTGTCGGGCAACGCAAAGGACTCGGCATCGCCACCGGCAATCCGCTCTACGTCCTCGAACTCCGCGGAGACCGCCACCAGGTTGTCGTCGGCGGCGGGGAAGAACTCTATTCGCGCACCTTGCGAGCGCGTCGTTTGAATTGGATTGCTTTTGAGAATTTGCGCGAGCCCATACGCTTAGAGGCCAAGATTCGCCACCGCCATCAGGCTGCCTGGGCGACGGTCGTGCCCTCCGGCCCGGACGAGGTACTCGTCACCTTCGATGCTCCACAGCGCTCCATCACGCCGGGCCAAGCCGTCGTCTTCTACGATGGCAATATCGTTGCTGGCGGCGGTTGGATCTGCTGA